The Geobacillus genomosp. 3 genome segment CTTGTCGTTTGTCGTCGACGGCAATCCCATTTACCTGCTGGCGCAGCACTTCTTTGCCCAGCACGGGATCCTGTTCGATGTCCGCCAGGTAATCGGGCTGACCAATGAGGATCCAGTGTCCGAGGAATTCCGTCCACTCAAACAAATCATCGAGCGATTCAACCGGACGTTTAAAGGCAACTACCGACCGACTCACGGGTTTGGTGCGGAAGAAGGCTCGGTGTCCTTTGTCACACTGTTTGTGGCGTATTTCAACTTCCTGCGCCCACACAGCGCGCTCGAAGGCCGGGTGCCGGTTGTCATCCCGGAACTGGCGGATCTTCCGCATATGCCGGCCCGGTGGACGAAGCTGATCGCCATGGCCCAAGCATTTCTCCAACAAGAGGCGGCCTGACTTTTTTGTCCGCCGGAGCCCGTTGAACAGAACTCCTGCCGGATTCGGCGAAGCGAACCCTTGACCAACCGAACACCGCCAAAGGTAAAATTCGGTCATGGCAAGGGCGGCTTTCCTATGCCCTCTTTTTTGTCCCCGTCGCCCTTGACGACTCTTTCTCACCTTTGGCGGGTGTTGGTCAAGGGCGAATCCGGCTCCAAGGATGCCTCACGATGCTCCATGGGATGGCCTGTGTGGAGTTTTCATAGAACTTTTGACGCTACCATCCCCTTCGTGTGCTTCTTCACCGGCCTTTTAAAGCTAAACTGTTTATCACACAGTTTTTAACTATTCCTTTGTAATGATAAAATTTGAATGATTGTTTTTAATACAGCATCTTCTTCATTTGAACGAGTAATAAAATTCGCAGAATCTTTTAATTCCTGAACAGCATTTCGGACAGCAAAACTGTAAGTAGCACGAGTCATCAGTTCTAAATCATTAAAACCATCCCCGAAAGCCATTGTTTCATCAGGGGTAACATTCAATATTTGTTGTAATCGTTCAACGGTTGTACCCTTATGAACATTCACATTCGTTATGTCTATCCAAGCTGATTCAGATGCAACAATATAGGCAGACTCAAAAAATGGAGATAGTTTTTCTTTCGTCTCAAAACATCTATGCAACGGATCGTGAATTGTGATTTTAACAAAGTCGTCTTTTATCTCATTAAAATCAGAGACTCGTCTTACTTGAGCATACGACCTTCTAACAATAGCGGCTTCTTCAGGAGATACCGTATCTTTTATGAAAGCACCATTCCTCGTACAAGCAATAATAGTATGTTCCAGACTGGTTTTTTCAAGTAAATGAATGATTTCCGAACCCAATTTGTTACTAAGCAAGGATTCATAAACAAATTTCCCATTATGCTTAATTCGTGTTGCACTATCACCTAAAATCCATAAATCATCTGCATCATCACCAAATAATTCTTCGATGCGTTCGCATTGTTTCCCAGTAACAGGGGCAAAAACAACTCCTTTTTCTCTCATTAACTTTTTTGCTTTCTTGTACAGTTCTCTATTAAAATCACCGCTATTATTCAAAAATGTTCCATCCATATCTGATAACACTAACTTAATCATTTGGTTTCTCCTCATCTAATTACACAACATAATATATTTTAGTAGACCAGTAAACTCATTAACACCAATTTACAACCGGGCAAAAAAAAGAAGAGACATAAACCGAGCCCTTTGCTTAGAATAGATGTGTCCTGAATCATTCACAAAGAGGCTCATGTCTCATGAATGGACGAAAAGGTGACCTGCCGAAAGGAAGGGGAATTCCACTAGTCCCTCTAGCCCCCTTTTTTCCCTTACTTAAATATCTTCCCCATTCGTTTCAATAACCCGCTTATACCAATAAAATGATTTTTTCTTCCGTCTCTCTAGTGTTCCATTTCCCTCAT includes the following:
- a CDS encoding HAD family hydrolase is translated as MIKLVLSDMDGTFLNNSGDFNRELYKKAKKLMREKGVVFAPVTGKQCERIEELFGDDADDLWILGDSATRIKHNGKFVYESLLSNKLGSEIIHLLEKTSLEHTIIACTRNGAFIKDTVSPEEAAIVRRSYAQVRRVSDFNEIKDDFVKITIHDPLHRCFETKEKLSPFFESAYIVASESAWIDITNVNVHKGTTVERLQQILNVTPDETMAFGDGFNDLELMTRATYSFAVRNAVQELKDSANFITRSNEEDAVLKTIIQILSLQRNS